CGGCGGACGCCGGAGGCCACCGCGCTCTCGCCGACGATGGTGATGAGGCCGATGTCGCCGGTGCGCTCGACATGCGTGCCGCCGCACAGCTCCACCGAGAAAGCGGGCCCATGCGGGTCGGGCTCGGCCGCGTCGTCGGCCTGAGCGAGACCCATCGAGACGACGCGCACCTCGTCGCCGTACTTCTCGCCGAAGAGCGCGCGGGCGCCGGTCTTGCGCGCCTCCTCGAGCCCCATCTGGCGGGTCAGGACCTCGGCGTTCTCGAGCACCGCGCGGTTGGCGATGTCCTCGATCCTGGCGAGCTCGTCCGCGCTGATCGGCTTTGGATGCGAGAAGTCGAAGCGCAGGCGTTCCGGCGCCACGAGCGAGCCCTTCTGCGCGATATGGTCGCCGAGCGTGAGGCGCAGCGCCTCGTGCAGGAGGTGGGTCGCCGAATGGTTGGCGCGGATCATCGCGCGGCGCTTGTGGTCGACGATGCAGTCGACCGTCATGCCCTTGGCGAGCGTGCCGTCTTCGACCTTGCCGTCGTGGACGAACAGGTTGCCGAGCTTCTTCTGCGTGTCGGCGACGACGAAGCGCATGCCGTCGGCCTCGAGCACGCCGGTGTCGCCGACCTGGCCGCCGGACTCGCCGTAGAACGGGGTCTGGTTCAACACCACCATCGCCTCGTCGCCCGCCGCGACGCTCTCGACCTCGGCGCCGTTCTTGAGGATCGCCATCACCTTCGCCTCGACTCGCTCCGTCGCGTAGCCGAGGAAGTCTGTGGCGCCGGCCACATCGCGCACCGCGAACCAGTGCGTCTCCGAGGCCGCATCGCCTGAGCCGGACCACGCCGCCCGCGCGTCGGCCTTCTGCTTCGCCATCGCGGCATCGAAGCCGGCGAGGTCGACGTCGAGGTTCTTGGCCCGCAGCGCGTCCTGCGTCAGGTCGAGCGGGAAGCCGTAGGTGTCGTAGAGGCGGAAGGCGATCTCGCCCGGCAGTGTGCCCTTGTCGGGCAGGCGCTGCGTCTCCTCGTCGAGCATGGCGAGGCCGCGCGCCAGGGTGACGCGGAAGCGCGTCTCCTCGAGGCGCAGCGTCTCGGTGATCAGGGCTTCCGCGCGCAACAGCTCGGGGAAGGCCTGGCCCATCTCGCGCGTCAGCGCGGGCACGAGGCGCCACATCAGCGGCTCCTTGGCGCCGAGCATCTGCGCGTGGCGCATCGCGCGGCGCATGATGCGGCGGAGCACGTAGCCGCGACCCTCGTTGCCCGGCAGCACGCCGTCGGCGACGAGGAAGGCGCAGGCGCGCAGGTGGTCGGCGATGACGCGATGGCTGGCGCGCAGCGGCCCGTGCGGGTCGGTCGAGGTGGCATCGGCGATCGCCGCGATGAGCACGCGGAAGAGATCGATGTCGTAGTTCGAGGTGACGCCCTGCAGCAGCGCCGCGATGCGCTCGAGCCCCATGCCGGTGTCGACCGAGGCACGCGGCAAGGCGCGCCGCTCGTCCTTCGTCACCTGCTCGTACTGCATGAAGACGAGGTTCCAGAACTCGAGGAACCGGTCGCCGTCCTCGTCCGGGCTGCCAGGCGGGCCGCCGGCCAGCGCCTCGCCCTGGTCGTAGAAGATCTCCGAGCACGGCCCGCACGGGCCCGTCTCGCCCATCGACCAGAAGTTGTCGGACGTCGCGATGCGAATGATCCGCGACTCGGGCAGGCCGGCGATCTTCTTCCAGAGCCCGAAGGCCTCGTCGTCGTCGTGGTAGACGGTGACGAGGAGCTTTTCGACCGGCAGCTCGAAGGTCTTGGTGATGAGCGTCCAGGCCAGCTCGATCGCCACGTCCTTGAAGTAGTCGCCGAACGAGAAGTTGCCGAGCATCTCGAAGAACGTGTGGTGGCGCGCCGTATAGCCGACGTTGTCGAGGTCGTTGTGCTTGCCGCCGGCCCGCACGCACTTCTGGCTCGAGGTCGCGCGCGAGTAGGGGCGCTTCTCGTGGCCGGTGAAGACGTTCTTGAACGGCACCATGCCGGCATTGGTGAACATCAACGACGGATCGTTGCGCGGCACGAGCGGCGCCGACGGCACGATCTCGTGCGCGTTGCGGCCGAAATAGTCGAGAAACGCCGCGCGGATCTCGTTGACGCCGGTGCCGATCATGCCGTGTTACGTACCTGGTGGGCGGCTGCAGGGAAGGGTTCGTTCTAGCGAGGGGGCAGAGGGCTGTCGAGGCGCGCCGCGCCGCTTAAGCTCTTGCTCTGATGCGAGGATCGTAGTCGCCCGAGCAAAGGTGCCAGCGCGGCGCCGCGTGACAGCGGCGCTTCGGCTGCGCCATATGGCCCGCGACACGGCCCAGCGCGACAGGACGGTCGGTGAGAAGCCCTGACATCACGATCGTCCTCAATGCGCATCGCGAAGGCCCGCTGCTGGCGCCGACCCTTCGGTCGCTGACCGACACCGCCCTGCATGCGACGACGAGGGGCCTCTCCGTCGAGCTGGTCGCCGTGCTCGACAGCCCCGATCCCGCGACCCGCGCCGCTCTAACGTCGTTCGAGAGCGCGGCCTTCGCCCGCATAGAGGTCATCGAGGTCGCGCACCGCTCGCTCGGGCCGTCGCGCAACGCCGGCCTGGCGGCGGCAAAGGGCGCCTTCACGGCGACGGTCGACGGGGACGACCTCTACTCGTTCAACTATCTCGCCGAGATGCACGCGGCGGCGACCTCCGGCGGCCTCGTCGTGGCGGTGCCGGGCATCACGGTCTGGTTCGATGCCGACACCAGCGTCCAGCGCTTCGAGCCGCTGGCGCGCACCGGCCGCTTCCGGCTCCTCGGCGCGCACACGTTCATCTCCTGCATCCTGGCGCCGACGGCATTCCTGCGCGACCTCGGCTATCGCGATTGCGCCAGCCGCGCCTACGCGTACGAGGACTACGACCTGAACTGCCGCGCGGTGGCCGCCGGGGCCGACATCCGCGCGGCGGAGGATGCGGCGCTATTCTACCGGCGCCGCGCCGGCAGCATCATGGCCGACATCGGCGACGCGACGCAGCGCATCGTGCCGCCGAACCCGCTGTTCGACCCCGCGGCGGTCGTCGCGCACGGGGACGGCGACGCGGTGGTGGAGGACGGCGAGACCCTGCGACCCGGCCTCCACGCGCTGCGCGCCTCGCACGTCCTGGCCGAGCTCGTCGCCCATGCCGGCGCGATCGAGCCGCGCATCGAGCTCGCCAAGCTGCGCGAGGCGCCGGTCTGGACCAACGCGATGTTCGCGCGCGACTTCGGACGCGCCTACCATGACCTCTGCCGCAGGCTTCAGGGGCAGCGCTTCGACGGCGTGCTCGTCGTCGCCGCGCTTGCCGGCCTACCGGCTGGTCTCGTGCGGATCGCCGAGAGCCGAGGGCGGCGCCTGATCATCGAGACCGCCGCCGCGGCGCCGTCGCCGCTGGCGCTGCCGGACGGCGTGCAGGCGATCGGCCTCGGCGACCTGCCGGCGGCCCGGCGCGCGGAGATGATCGTGCGGCTCGTGCACGCCTTCGCGCCGCAGGCACCCCTGCATCTCGTGCTCGGCGGAGAGGAGGATGCGTTGCTCGGCGGCCTCGCCGAGGCGCTGGAGGGCCACAGCCTCGTCGTCTACGATCTCGGCGCCGACGGTCGCGCGCAGGCGCTCCCGCCCGAGGCGTTCGCCGCCATCGATCTCGTCGTCTGCGACGACCGGAACGCCGCCGACGCGCTGGTCGCGCGCCAGCCGGCGCTGGCGGGCCGGGTCGCGATGCTGCCGGCGTCGGCGAGCGCGGACGAGGTGGCCCGCTTCCTCGACGACATCGAGGCCCGCCTGCGCCCGCGGCCCACGGAGAGACGATGGACGAGAGCCTAGACGCCAAGACGCTGGCCGAGACCTGCCGGGCGCTGCGCGCCGACAACGAGCGCCAGCGCACCCTGACCCTCGAGGCGCACGAGCGTGCGCTGACCCTCGCCAAGCGCTGCGACGCGCTGGAGGCCAAGCTGGCAGCCCGAGGTCGCTGGCCCTGGCCGTTCCGGCGGCGCCGGGCTTGAGCGTGGTGCGCCAAAACGCGCTGGTTGTCGCGGCGCTGGCCTGGGGCGCGGCCGCGGTCGTCTACGTCGCCGGCGAGGCGCTCGCGGCCGCCGCCTACACGCCAGCCTACAGCTATGCCGAGAACTACATCAGCGATCTCGGCGTGCCCGCCTGCGGCATCGTCTTCGCCGGGCGCGCGGTGTGCTCGCCGCTGCACGCCGTGATGAACGGCGACTTCGTGCTGCAGGGCGTGCTCTTCTTCGTCGGCGGCCTCGCGGCGGCGCGCGCCCTGTCCGGCGTCGGCCGCTGGCCGCTCGCCGCCTGCGCGGCGCTCAACGCTATCGGCATTTCGCTCGTCGGGCTGTTTCCCGAGACGAGCGGCGTCGCGGGCGTGCACGGCCTCGGCGCCTTCCTGGCGATCGTCTTCGGCAATGCGACGGGCTTCGTCTCCGCCTTCGCCTTCCGCGAGCTGCGGCTGCCCACGGCGCATCGCGTCGCGAGCCTCGCACTCCCGGTGCTCGGGCTCGCCGCGCTGGCGGTTCTCATCGCGGCGCGAGAGCATGGGCCGCTGCTCGTGCCCGACGGCGTGTGGGAGCGCGCGAGCGTCTACACGATCACGGCATGGGAGGCCGTCACCGCCGTCTTCCTCCTCAGGCGTCCCGCGACCGCGAGAGGCAATGACGGCGTCATCCCGCCCGCATAAGGTGCGGCGACGCCGGTCCTCTCCCCAAGAGGCGCCGGCCTCAGGGAGCCCGCATGAACCCCGCCGAGATCACCCTCTCGATGACCTTCATCACCATTCTCGTCATCATCGTCCTGGTGATCCTGGCCGCCGGCCTGTTCACGGTGGAGCAGCAGAACCGGGCGATCGTCGAGCGCTTCGGCAAGTTCTCGCGCGTCGCGGGGCCGGGGCTCAACGTGAAGATCCCGCTGTTCGACCGCGTCGCGGCGACGATCAACCTGATGGTCAACCAGGTGCAGCTCGAGGCCGACACCAAGACCAAGGACAACGTCTTCGTCAAAATCCACTTCGCGGTGAACTACCGCATCGAGGCGGGGCGCGAGACGCTCGCCTACTACGGCCTAGCCGACATCCAGGCGCAGATCACCGCCTATGCGCTCGACTCCGTGCGCTCGCAGGTGCCGACCATGGACCTCGACCATGTGTTCGAGCGCAAGGACGACATCTCGGTGGCGATCCAGGAGCACGTCGGGCCGGCGATGGGGCAGTACGGCATCATCATCGTCTCCTGCCTCGTGATCGACATCACGCCGGCGGCGCAGGTCGTGGCGGCGATGAACGACATCCAGGCGCAGGCGCGGCTGCAGGTGGCGGCGGCGTCCAAGGGCGAGGCGGAGAAGATCCTCGTCGTGAAGCGGGCCGAGGCGGAAGCCGCCTCGAAGCGGCTGCAGGGCGAGGGCATCGCCGGCCAGCGCAAGGCGATCATGGAGGGCTACCAGGCCTCGGTCGAGGAATTCCAGAAGCACGTCTCCGGCGTGCCGGCCGCCGAGGTCATGCAGATGCTGCTGCTGACCCAGTACTTCGACACGCTGAAGGAGTTCGGCACCTCGACGGCCGCCAAGGTGCTGCTGGTGCCGCACTCGCCCGCCGCAATGAAGGACTTTGGCGACCAGATCCGCAACGCCGTGCTGATCGGCGAGGAGATGGCCGACGTGCCGGAGCCGCCGGCGCGCCCGCGAGGGGCGGGGCACGGTGGGCAGGGCGGCGGCCCGGCTCGGCCGGACCAAGGCGCGGGCGCTCCGCCGACGAGCTGCTCTTGGAATCGGGGCGCAAGCTGATCACGGCCATTTACGGCTCTGGCTGCAGATGACGCTTCGCTAGACTGGGTCTCGTTCAAACGAGCTCAAGCCGCAGCTTGCGGCCGACGACCTTTGCGGCGCGCATGAGCGTCTCCAACGTGACGTTGCCGGCGTCGGGGTCGAGCAGGCGGTCGAGCTGGGCACGGCTTGTCTGCATCCGCTCCGCCATCTTCACCTTGGTGAAGCCGTGTTTCTTCATCTCCGCGCCGATCTGCATGGCGATCACGGACTTGATGGCCGCCGCCGTCACGTCCTCGCGGATGTCCTGCTCGTCGAGCCAGCTGTCGAAGCTCGAGCCGATATGCGATCCGGTCATCCGCGGAACCCCGTCGCCAGCACATAAAGCTCCGCCGAGCCCTGGCGGCTCGCCTCGGGCTTGACGTGGTGCACGGAGGTGAAGTCGGTCTTCAGGCGGCGCAGCAGCTCGCCCTCGGTGCCGCCCTGAAACACCTTTGCGAGGAAGGCGCCGTCCTTGGCCAGCACCTCGCAGGCGAAGTCGATCGCGAGCTCGAGCAGGCCCATGATGCGCAGGTGGTCGGTCTTCTTGTGGCCGGTCGTGTTCGCGGCCATGTCGGACAGCACGAGGTCGGCCGGTGCCCCCATCAGCTCCTTGAGGCGCGCCGGCGCCTCGGGCGCGAGGAAGTCGAGCACCTCGAAGTGCACGCCGGCGAGCGGGTCGATCGGCAAAAGGTCGATGCCGACGATCCTGCCCTTGCCGGCCTCGACGCCGACCTTGGCGGCGGCGACCTGCGCCCAGCCGCCCGGCGCCGCGCCGAGGTCGAGCACGCGCTGCCCGGGCTTCAGGATGCGGTAGCGCTTGTCGATCTCGAGGAGCTTGTAGGCGGCGCGCGAGCGATAGCCGTCGCGCTTGGCCTGCTGCACGTAGGGATCATTGAGCTGGCGCTCGAGCCAGAGGGTGGAGGAGAGCGAGCGCTTGCGCGCGGTCTTGACCCGCGTCTTCAGCTCGCCGCGCGGTGCCATCAGGAATATCCCACTTGGCTCAATACCCGTCGTGGGACCACATGCGGTCGGCGGCCATCAGCTGCATGAGGATGCCCTCGCGCAAGCCGCGGTCCGCGATACGCACGCGCTCGGCGGGGAAGGTCCGGCGGATCGCCTCGAAGATCGCGCAGCCGGCGAGCACGAGGTCGGCGCGATCGCTGCCGATGCAGCCGTTCATCATCCGCTCCTCGTAGGACATGCCGCGCAGCACCGCGACGGTGGTCGCGATCTCGGCCTCGCTCATCCACAGCCCGTCGACCCGGCGCCGATCGTAGCGCGGCAGGCCGAGATGAACGCCGGCGATCGTCGTCACGGTGCCCGAGGTGCCGAGCAGGTGGAAGCGCGCGCCGCGCGGCGCCTTCGCCACCTGGGCTGCGAAGGGGGCGAGCGCGTCGAGCACGTAGGCGACCATGGCCTCGTAGATCTCGGGCGTCACGATCTTGCCGCCGAACTTTTCGGCGAGGCTGACGACGCCGAGCTTCATCGAATCCCAGGCGCGCACGCGGGCGCGCAGCGCGTCCTCGCCGTTGCCGGGGCGCCCGCCGGCCGCGCCGAGCCAGACGATCTCCGACGAGCCGCCGCCGATGTCGAACAGCACGACGCCGTCGGCCTCCGGGTCGGCGAGGCTGGCGCAGCCGGCGGTGGCCAGCATGGCCTCGGTCTCGCGGTCGACGATCTCGAGCGTCAGCCCGGTCGCCGCGTGCACGCGCTCCAGGAACTCGCCGCTGTTGGCGGCGGCGCGGCATGCCTCGGTGGCGACGAGGCGGGCGCGGCTGACGTGGCGGGCCCGCATCTTCTCGCGGCAGATGCGCAGCGCCGCAATCGTGCGGGCGATCGCCGTCTCGGCGAGCCGGCCTTCGCGCGAGACGCCCTCGCCGAGGCGGACGATGCGGCAGAAGCTATCGATGATTCGGAAGGCGCCGGGGTCCTGGCCCGGCAGCGGCCGGCGCGCGAGGAGGAGACGGCAGTTGTTGGTGCCGAGATCGAGCGCGGCGTAGACGGGGCCCTGGCGCGGTCGCACCTCGACGGGCTGCGGCGCGGGGGCCACCGGCTGGCGCAGGATGCGCAGGCCGCCCGCGTCGAAGGCGCAGTCGCCGCCGGAGGTCGCGCCGTAGCGGGACCCCGTCGCGTCGATACCTGGCTCGGACCGGTCCATGCGGGCGGGGCTCCTCGGGTGTCACAGCGCCGCACTGGTGCGGCGGAGCAACACGGGTTGTCAGAATAAGCCTCGCATAGTCGAATGTTCAAGAGCTTAAGACTCGCAGCGGCGGTTCGCGCGGGGTCAGCTCCGCTTCGGGCGGGCCGCTTTCCCTTTGTGACGCACGGGCGCCGGCTTCGCATGCGGCTTGGCCTTCGGCGGCGGGGCTGGCCTGCCGGCGCCTGGCCTGCGCGCCGTCGCGCGATGCGAGGCCGCCGCAAGCTCGGGCGGCCGCGAGGGCGGCAGCGGGATACGTGCCGGCGGCGCAGGCGGTTCGGGTGGCGGCGCGGGCGGCTCCGGCGCCGGCGGGACAGGAGCGGGCGAGGGCGGCACGGGAGCGGGAAGCGGCGGTGTCGGCGGCTGCGGCGGAGCCGGGATCGGCGCTGGAGGCGACGCCGCAGCCGGAGGACTGGGTGTTGGAAGCGGGGCAGCCGGCTTTTCCGGGGTCGGAGTCGATGGCGCCGGCACCGGGACGGGTTGCGGCGGGGTCGCGGCCGGCGCCGTCGGCGGTAGCGTCATCTGTGGTGCAGGCTTTGGCGCGGCGGCCGGCGGCGCTGGCGCTACGGACGGCGCGGCGACCGGCGCGGCTGGCTTGGCCGGCGCGGCCGGCGCAGCCACCGGCGGCGCGGGCGCGAGCGGCACGAGCGCCTGCTGCGGCGGTGTCGTCGTGGGATGCAGCGGCGGGGTCGGCACTGCTGGGACGGCGGTCGTCGGCGAGGTCGGGGCGGCCGGCACCGCCGCGGCGACCGGCGCGAGAGGCGGCGGCTCCCTCAGCGCTTCGCTGGCGACGACCACGCCTGCCGCGTCGCGCCGCCAGGCGGCGAGCAGGGTGTCGTCGCCGTCCGTCACGCGGGTCAGGTGCGTGCCGTCGGGCTCGTCGCGCGCGACGATGCGCATCAAGGCGCCGCCCTTCGGCTCGGCCAGCACGATCGTCGTCGCGTCGCCGACGCGCGTCGCCGTGGTGCGTGACTTCACGTCGCCCTTAGGCCCGGTCTCGATGGTCACCCGCGCGCCGCTCGCCTCGAGATGCGTCGCGAAGATCAGGAAGGGGCCCTTGGCGTCCGACAGGGTCAGCGTGCTCGCGCCGTCCGGCGCCACGCTCGTCTCGCCGACGATCTCGTCGCCGTCCGTGCCGGTCTGCGTGATCTTCCCCGCCTCGGCGCCGGGATCCTGCGGCAGCGGCAGCGCGATGGGCAAGAGCCCGCGCGGGGCGGGCGTCGGCATCGGCAGGCCGTCGTAATAGGCGGCGTCGGCCGGCGGCAGCAGCGCGACGGGCGGCGCCGGCATCGGCGGCAGCCCGCGCTCCGCCTCGCGCGGATGCGCGAGGAGGGCGAGCTCGCTCTCGGCGGGCGGCGGGACGTCGAAGACGACGGGGTCGAAGCGCGGCGGCGGCTCGAGCGCCGCCTTGAGCGCGGCGAGCCGGCGCCTGGCGTCGAAGCGATGCGGCCCGCGAAGGTAACGGCGCATGTAGGTCCAGGCGGCGCGCGGATCGTCCGCCGCGGCGACCGCCTGCCAGATCGAGGCCTCGCGGCGCAGCGCCAGCAGCACGCGCGCGCGGGCGGCAAGCGGGCCATCCGGCACCGCACGCACGAAGTCGGCGTAACCCTGCAGCGTGTCGCGGGCCAAAGCGGCGGCGAAGCCGACCTCGCCCGGCTGATTGCCCGGAGGAAGGCGGTCGACCCGCGCGGGGTCGCTCGACAGGGCCCCGGCGCTCCATGGCACCTGCGCGCCGTTGGTGAGCGTCGCGACGCGCAGCCTGACCCGCTCGAGGAGGACGCCCATGCCGGGCGCAGGCGCCTCCGGCCGTGGCGGCCCGAGCGCCTCGGCGAGGGCGCGGGCGTAGGGCCCGTAGGGCAGCAGGCTCGGCGGCGCGACCTGGCCGGGCGCTGCGGCGAAGCCGACGAGCATGTCCTTCGCCGGCGTCAGGAGCGCGAGGCCGGGCGCCAGCGGCATCTCGTCGGTGGGCGCCAGCGGGCTCTCGCGCGCCAGGTCGTAGAGGAGAATGCGCGACGCCGCCGGCGCCGCCGCGAGCGCGCGGGAAAAATCGCCGAGGTCGGCGCCCTGCAGCGGAACGTCGTCGTCGTGCGCCAGCGCGGCGTCGACCGGCAGCATGTAGTTGTTGCCGTCGAACTGCACGCCGTCGCCGGCGAGATAGACGAAGACCGTTGCGTCGGGCCCGGCGTCGCGGGCCGCGTCGGCGAAGGCATGGAGCGCCGCGCGCAGGCCCTTGGCGTCGAGGTCGTGGGCCGCCGTCACCGCATAGCCGGCCTGGGACAGCGCCTGCGCGACGAGGCCGGCGTCGGCCGCAGCGGTGGCGAGCGGGCGGCCGGCATAGGCGGCGTTGCCGATGACGAGGGCGAGCCGCTGCGCTGCCGCCACGGGGGTGGCGGATGCGACGGCGACGAGGCAGGCAAGCGCTAGGACGAGGCGGCGCATGCAAGGCACTGACGGGAGAAACCGCGCGTTTCTGGGGCGCGGCCCGCGCCTCTCGCGCGCTTCGTGAGACTTAAGCATGAGACGAGAGGCCCGGTCTCGACGCCGGGTTGTCATGGAGCCGCGCTTAGCTCGGCCTGGTGCGACAGGGTTTCGTCGCCCGCGACACGTCCGCAGATCCCTTGAGCCGGGAGGCGTCGATGAACAGGTTGCTTCTGGTCCGCCACGGCGGCAGCACCGGCAACGAAGACAATGTCTTCTATTCCTACCACGACAGCGCGCTTTGTTTGACGACGAACGGCATCCGGCAGGCGCTGAGCACCGGCCAGGCGCTGGCGCAGCTCGAGCCGCGCTGGCTGCGGCCGGGCGACTTCACGCTGGAGGTCTACGCGTCGGAATATTTCCGCGCCCAGCAGACCGCGCGCATCGTGCTTGACCAGATGGGCCTGCTCTCGCTCTCGCCACGCATCCGCGCCGACCTCAACGAGCGCGACTACGGGACGGCCTACGATCCGCGCATGGACAGCGACGCGACCTTCGCGGGCAACGGCTCGGAGAGCGCGATCAACGCAAGGCTGCGCGTGCGCGGCTTCCTCTCCGACATCGCGCCGATCCTCTATCGCGCCGACGTGCTGGCCTTCTCGCACATGGGCGCCATCCGAGCGATGACGGCCGAGCTGCTTGGCCTCACGGACGCCGACATGATGAAGCTCGACATCCGCAACGGCGGCGCGCACCTCTTCCAGCGCACGGGGGGCGCGGACGGCCGCGCGACCTACGCGCTGCAGGACCTGCCGCCGCGCGTGCTGCCGAAGTCGGCGCCGCCCATCAAGCCGCCGGAGGATGCGCCGCCGGTGTTCTGAGGCCGCTCACATCAGCGCCGCCACAGCCTGCCGCAGGGCCGGCAGCACCTCTGCGTCGAACCACGGGTTGCGCTTCAGCCAGGCGTTGTTGCGCCAGGAGGGGTGGGGCAGGGCGATGATGGTCGGCGACCCGGCCGAATAGGCGCGCCAGTCGCGCACCAGCGCGTCGAGCGTCAGCCCGGGCGGCAGCGGCCGGCCCAGTCGGCGGTAGTGGTAGAGCTGCGCGTAGCGGCCGATCGCCAGGATCAGCTCGACCTGCGGCATCGCCGCGAACAGGCGGTCGTGCCAGACGCGCGCGCATTCCTTGCGCGGCGGCAGGTCGCCTTTGTTCGGCGTGTGGCCGGGAAAGCAGAAGCCCATCGGCGCGATCAGGATCTTCGTGCCGTCGTAGAAGCGCTCGTGGTCGAGCCCGAGCCAGTCGCGCAGCCGGTCGCCGGAGGGATCGAGGAACGGCTTGTCGCCGGTGTGTGCGCGGATGCCGGGCGCCTGGCTGGCGATGAGGATCTTGGCCCGAGGATCGACGCGCAGGATCGGTCGCGGCTCCTGCGGCAGGGGTGGACCGGCGAAGGGCGCGTCGCGGCAGATGCGGCAGCGGCGGATATCTGAGGCAAGGGACGCGAGGTCTTCGGGCGGGGCGGCGGTCACGGCTCCACCAACGACCGGGCGGCGGCGGATGCAAGTGCGTCATGGCGCCCGGCGGCTCAGCTCTGGGCGCTGATGACGAGGGTGGCCACCGCGTTGCCGCCGTCGTCGCGCACGATCATCGTCCATATGCCGCCGTTCCACTTGCACGGCCACTTCTGCAGGTGGCGCGAGAGTCTCGCCATCGCCTCGCCCTGAGCGGCTTCGAGGTCCGCGCACTCCTGCCCGCGCTCGTCGGTGAAGCGCTGGCCGTCGTGGACGTCGAAATAGTAGCGGGGCACGTGACGCTCCTGTGATCTCGGGAGCGGGAGCGAAGCGGAACTCTCAGCCGTCGACGCTCTGTGGTCCTGCCGACGATGCGGGCAAAGCGCGCGGTCTGCGAGAAGTTCCTGACGTGATTTGTCGCGATCAGGTGAGCAGGCCGAAATCCAGCGAGCCGACGATCT
This Beijerinckiaceae bacterium RH AL1 DNA region includes the following protein-coding sequences:
- a CDS encoding protein of unknown function (ID:RHAL1_00894;~source:Prodigal:2.6), translating into MRSPDITIVLNAHREGPLLAPTLRSLTDTALHATTRGLSVELVAVLDSPDPATRAALTSFESAAFARIEVIEVAHRSLGPSRNAGLAAAKGAFTATVDGDDLYSFNYLAEMHAAATSGGLVVAVPGITVWFDADTSVQRFEPLARTGRFRLLGAHTFISCILAPTAFLRDLGYRDCASRAYAYEDYDLNCRAVAAGADIRAAEDAALFYRRRAGSIMADIGDATQRIVPPNPLFDPAAVVAHGDGDAVVEDGETLRPGLHALRASHVLAELVAHAGAIEPRIELAKLREAPVWTNAMFARDFGRAYHDLCRRLQGQRFDGVLVVAALAGLPAGLVRIAESRGRRLIIETAAAAPSPLALPDGVQAIGLGDLPAARRAEMIVRLVHAFAPQAPLHLVLGGEEDALLGGLAEALEGHSLVVYDLGADGRAQALPPEAFAAIDLVVCDDRNAADALVARQPALAGRVAMLPASASADEVARFLDDIEARLRPRPTERRWTRA
- a CDS encoding Fis family transcriptional regulator (ID:RHAL1_00898;~source:Prodigal:2.6), which translates into the protein MTGSHIGSSFDSWLDEQDIREDVTAAAIKSVIAMQIGAEMKKHGFTKVKMAERMQTSRAQLDRLLDPDAGNVTLETLMRAAKVVGRKLRLELV
- the rlmE gene encoding Ribosomal RNA large subunit methyltransferase E (ID:RHAL1_00899;~source:Prodigal:2.6) — protein: MAPRGELKTRVKTARKRSLSSTLWLERQLNDPYVQQAKRDGYRSRAAYKLLEIDKRYRILKPGQRVLDLGAAPGGWAQVAAAKVGVEAGKGRIVGIDLLPIDPLAGVHFEVLDFLAPEAPARLKELMGAPADLVLSDMAANTTGHKKTDHLRIMGLLELAIDFACEVLAKDGAFLAKVFQGGTEGELLRRLKTDFTSVHHVKPEASRQGSAELYVLATGFRG
- the alaS gene encoding alanyl-tRNA synthetase (ID:RHAL1_00893;~source:Prodigal:2.6); translation: MIGTGVNEIRAAFLDYFGRNAHEIVPSAPLVPRNDPSLMFTNAGMVPFKNVFTGHEKRPYSRATSSQKCVRAGGKHNDLDNVGYTARHHTFFEMLGNFSFGDYFKDVAIELAWTLITKTFELPVEKLLVTVYHDDDEAFGLWKKIAGLPESRIIRIATSDNFWSMGETGPCGPCSEIFYDQGEALAGGPPGSPDEDGDRFLEFWNLVFMQYEQVTKDERRALPRASVDTGMGLERIAALLQGVTSNYDIDLFRVLIAAIADATSTDPHGPLRASHRVIADHLRACAFLVADGVLPGNEGRGYVLRRIMRRAMRHAQMLGAKEPLMWRLVPALTREMGQAFPELLRAEALITETLRLEETRFRVTLARGLAMLDEETQRLPDKGTLPGEIAFRLYDTYGFPLDLTQDALRAKNLDVDLAGFDAAMAKQKADARAAWSGSGDAASETHWFAVRDVAGATDFLGYATERVEAKVMAILKNGAEVESVAAGDEAMVVLNQTPFYGESGGQVGDTGVLEADGMRFVVADTQKKLGNLFVHDGKVEDGTLAKGMTVDCIVDHKRRAMIRANHSATHLLHEALRLTLGDHIAQKGSLVAPERLRFDFSHPKPISADELARIEDIANRAVLENAEVLTRQMGLEEARKTGARALFGEKYGDEVRVVSMGLAQADDAAEPDPHGPAFSVELCGGTHVERTGDIGLITIVGESAVASGVRRVEAKTGAAARHHLNARAEKLDALTGLLKTPEDEAAKRLASLLDERKKLDRELSDARKKLAMGGGGTDAPAFAEIGGVKYLGKAVSGVEMKDLKALADEAKQTIGSGIVAIVGVAADGKAGVVVGVTEDLTARFDAVALVRAAAAELGGKGGGGRRDMAQAGGPDGAASQKAIDAIGAMLEREAA
- a CDS encoding protein of unknown function (ID:RHAL1_00895;~source:Prodigal:2.6) gives rise to the protein MDESLDAKTLAETCRALRADNERQRTLTLEAHERALTLAKRCDALEAKLAARGRWPWPFRRRRA
- a CDS encoding Ppx/GppA phosphatase (ID:RHAL1_00900;~source:Prodigal:2.6) — encoded protein: MDRSEPGIDATGSRYGATSGGDCAFDAGGLRILRQPVAPAPQPVEVRPRQGPVYAALDLGTNNCRLLLARRPLPGQDPGAFRIIDSFCRIVRLGEGVSREGRLAETAIARTIAALRICREKMRARHVSRARLVATEACRAAANSGEFLERVHAATGLTLEIVDRETEAMLATAGCASLADPEADGVVLFDIGGGSSEIVWLGAAGGRPGNGEDALRARVRAWDSMKLGVVSLAEKFGGKIVTPEIYEAMVAYVLDALAPFAAQVAKAPRGARFHLLGTSGTVTTIAGVHLGLPRYDRRRVDGLWMSEAEIATTVAVLRGMSYEERMMNGCIGSDRADLVLAGCAIFEAIRRTFPAERVRIADRGLREGILMQLMAADRMWSHDGY
- a CDS encoding Regulator of protease activity HflC (Stomatin/prohibitin superfamily) (ID:RHAL1_00897;~source:Prodigal:2.6); translation: MNPAEITLSMTFITILVIIVLVILAAGLFTVEQQNRAIVERFGKFSRVAGPGLNVKIPLFDRVAATINLMVNQVQLEADTKTKDNVFVKIHFAVNYRIEAGRETLAYYGLADIQAQITAYALDSVRSQVPTMDLDHVFERKDDISVAIQEHVGPAMGQYGIIIVSCLVIDITPAAQVVAAMNDIQAQARLQVAAASKGEAEKILVVKRAEAEAASKRLQGEGIAGQRKAIMEGYQASVEEFQKHVSGVPAAEVMQMLLLTQYFDTLKEFGTSTAAKVLLVPHSPAAMKDFGDQIRNAVLIGEEMADVPEPPARPRGAGHGGQGGGPARPDQGAGAPPTSCSWNRGAS
- a CDS encoding hypothetical protein (ID:RHAL1_00896;~conserved membrane protein of unknown function;~source:Prodigal:2.6), which produces MSVVRQNALVVAALAWGAAAVVYVAGEALAAAAYTPAYSYAENYISDLGVPACGIVFAGRAVCSPLHAVMNGDFVLQGVLFFVGGLAAARALSGVGRWPLAACAALNAIGISLVGLFPETSGVAGVHGLGAFLAIVFGNATGFVSAFAFRELRLPTAHRVASLALPVLGLAALAVLIAAREHGPLLVPDGVWERASVYTITAWEAVTAVFLLRRPATARGNDGVIPPA